Part of the Flavobacterium sp. MDT1-60 genome, CTTCACCGGAAAGAACCATTTTAATTCCCATTGATTTAATAACTCTCGCCATTAACCACATTGGAGTTGAAGCTCTAACGGTAGTTACATCATAAGTCTCCAGGTTGTAAATTACATCACGAACTGCATCTAAGCCTTCCTGGATTGTAAATTTAATTTCGTGGTGAATTGTTCCGATGTACTTTGCAACAATTTGAGCAGCTGCTAAATCAGGAGAACCGTCAAGTCCAACTGAAAAAGAGTGCAATTGTGGGTACCACGCATCAGTAGTATCATCAGATTCAATACGTTTTTGAGCAAATTTTTTGGCTACAGCCGAAGTAATAGAAGAATCTAAACCTCCTGAAAGTAATACTCCGTAAGGAACGTCACTCATTAATTGTCTGTGAACTGCAGCTTCAAGTGCTTTTTTGATTTCAGGAATACTTGTTTCGTTATCTTTTACTGCGTCATAATCTACCCAGTCTCTTTTGTACCATTGTACAAATTCTCCGTCTTTGCTTGTCATGTAATGTCCTGGAGGAAACAACTGAATTTTAGTACAATATCCTTCTAAAGCTTTTAATTCAGAAGCTACATAAAAAGTTCCATGCTGGTCCCAACCAATGTATAATGGAATAATTCCCATATGGTCACGGGCAATAAAATACTCGTCTTTCTCAACATCGTAAATTGCAAATCCGAAGATTCCATTCATTTCATCAATAAAGTGAGGTCCTTTTTCTTTGTAAAGAGCAAGAATAACTTCGCAGTCACTTTCTGTTTGAAAGTTATATTTTCCTTCAAATTGTTTACGCAATTCTCTGTGGTTGTATATTTCACCATTTGCAGCCAAAACCAACTTTTTATCTTCTGTAAATAAAGGTTGTTTTCCTGAAGCCGGATCAACAATCGCTAAACGCTCATGAGAAAGAATCGCTTTATCATTACTGTAAATCCCGCTCCAGTCTGGTCCACGGTGACGAATGATTTTAGACATTTCTAATACTTGAGGTCTTAAAGTTTCGGCTTTTTGTTTTAGATCAAAGGCACATACGATTCCGCACATAATTATATATTTTAAATTGTAAATTTTATTTTGATAA contains:
- the asnB gene encoding asparagine synthase B — translated: MCGIVCAFDLKQKAETLRPQVLEMSKIIRHRGPDWSGIYSNDKAILSHERLAIVDPASGKQPLFTEDKKLVLAANGEIYNHRELRKQFEGKYNFQTESDCEVILALYKEKGPHFIDEMNGIFGFAIYDVEKDEYFIARDHMGIIPLYIGWDQHGTFYVASELKALEGYCTKIQLFPPGHYMTSKDGEFVQWYKRDWVDYDAVKDNETSIPEIKKALEAAVHRQLMSDVPYGVLLSGGLDSSITSAVAKKFAQKRIESDDTTDAWYPQLHSFSVGLDGSPDLAAAQIVAKYIGTIHHEIKFTIQEGLDAVRDVIYNLETYDVTTVRASTPMWLMARVIKSMGIKMVLSGEGADELFGGYLYFHKAPNAREFHEENVRKLGKLHMYDCLRANKSLAAWGIEGRVPFLDKEFMDVAMRINPQDKMINKEHPMEKWVVRKAFEDMLPESVAWRQKEQFSDGVGYSWIDTLKEVVAKEVSDEQLANARYKFPLQTPTSKEEYYYRSIFAEHFPSDAAALCVPQEASVACSTKIALEWDEAFKNMNDPSGRAVASVHDDAYEKA